The genome window CAAAGAGTCATATTTTCACAGATCAGTGGGCTTTGGCTCGTTAGAATGGTCCGGCAATCTAGAAGATTCAGGGCCCACTCCAATAATCGGTGGACGTTTCTCCCACTCAGCCTGCACTTACAATAATTCAATGTATGTATTCGGTGGATGTACAAAAACAAGCACAACCTTTAACGATCTTTGGAAATTGGATCTTGACACGAGAAAATGGGATCGACCTCTTGCAAAGGGCAACTACCCATCTCCAAAAGCTTGTGCCTCAATGGTCTACTATAATGACAGTTTCATTCTCTTCGGTGGCTGGTCACATCCCTCAGGCTATCCCCCTTATCAACGACGCAGGTTATTCGACGAGCTTCatgtttattgtttaaaaacaAATAGATGGTCGGTAATAGACACATTTGATGGACCTCCACCGACTGCTGCTCACTCAGCATCAATTCATGGAAATATAATGGTTGTCATTGGAGGCATTCACAACGATTACAACAGTTCGAATGACATTTGGTGTCTCAATCTTGATCATTATTATTGGTACAAGCCCGTGATATCTGATTTAAAACCTTCACCGAGATATGGACATTCCCAAATTCATTTAGATGACAAGCATATTCTGATCTTTGGTGGTTGTACTGGACCCCATGCAGCCATGAATGATGTCTGGTTATTGACAATGGATGGGCCAATTTGGGAATGGAAGCAGGTCAGCATGCTGGGCACCACCTGGGCGCCTACTAAAATCTGGTACCATCAGGCTTGCAGAGTTGGTAATCATGTGGTTATTTTAAATAGTAATAAACAATCTACCAAGCCAGGTGCTGTTGTCACCAAGGAAGTCAATAAATCACATCTGTTGCCACCACCCAGAAGACGCCCAGTTGTCGAGCACAAGGACGACAAGGATGAAAATGTTAATGGAcgacatggaaaattaattggacGAAAAATGCATCTGCGAAGCACTTCTCCAAACAGTTCAATCTATTCTGGTTCTCAGCCACTTGAACTTAAATCTTTTGCACCAGTGGGTGTCCCTGATGTTGAAGAAAAACGTCGTCAAGCTAATCGTGCGAGACAACTCGAGTCATTGAGACGAATGCAGGAGAGAATTCAGAATCACAGAATTCAACAGAGAATTGTGAAACGAAAAACCGACAGACTTGGAATTTTTGTACTTGATATTGGACAAATTTTTGAGGAATGCGCTGCAACATGGATTTCTCATAGTCAGAATGAGTACAGTGGTCCTGAAGGACGAATTTTGTACTCGTTATTGTTGGGGCAAAgtgaattaattgtttttgggGGAATTCGGAAGATTGTTAATACGATACAGGGAGAgatcgatgatgatgatgctgAAGTTTTCAATGATATTCATTTTATAAAACCACCGCGATATGTTCTTTAAGTACTGCACGAGAACATATCACATATCATATTTCCTGAAATCATGTACATTGAATATCAAGGATTTATCAATGATTGATTAATAAATTCGAGATATATACATTTGATTACTAGAGTATAGAATTTCTATCACTTATTACTCTAGTTGGAATTTTTACAAGGTCAAA of Diachasmimorpha longicaudata isolate KC_UGA_2023 chromosome 3, iyDiaLong2, whole genome shotgun sequence contains these proteins:
- the LOC135159982 gene encoding F-box only protein 42, coding for MEYHIDDLPDEILEYILNLIPPYKSLKECMIVSKRWSLAVKRVMEHKESYFHRSVGFGSLEWSGNLEDSGPTPIIGGRFSHSACTYNNSMYVFGGCTKTSTTFNDLWKLDLDTRKWDRPLAKGNYPSPKACASMVYYNDSFILFGGWSHPSGYPPYQRRRLFDELHVYCLKTNRWSVIDTFDGPPPTAAHSASIHGNIMVVIGGIHNDYNSSNDIWCLNLDHYYWYKPVISDLKPSPRYGHSQIHLDDKHILIFGGCTGPHAAMNDVWLLTMDGPIWEWKQVSMLGTTWAPTKIWYHQACRVGNHVVILNSNKQSTKPGAVVTKEVNKSHLLPPPRRRPVVEHKDDKDENVNGRHGKLIGRKMHLRSTSPNSSIYSGSQPLELKSFAPVGVPDVEEKRRQANRARQLESLRRMQERIQNHRIQQRIVKRKTDRLGIFVLDIGQIFEECAATWISHSQNEYSGPEGRILYSLLLGQSELIVFGGIRKIVNTIQGEIDDDDAEVFNDIHFIKPPRYVL